The window GATGGGTGTCCACCACGGCATCGATGGCGCCGTAACGTTTGCCAAGTCCTTCAAGTTGCACAAAAGCCATGATTGCGCTCCACCTGAGATTGTTATGCGTCGCCACAAGGCGCGCTTTTTTGTATGGGCAGATACGAAGGGATGCTGCGGGGTGCGTTGGCGCTCGACGTCAAGTCGGCTGCCGCTGTTGTTCGAATCGCCCCTGTATGGACGCAGAGTAGGACGAAGAATAGGATGGGCTCAATGGACTATTTCACTGAGACGATGACTATTTTCATTTTCCTTCAGTCAGTAAATTTAACCAGCGAGAAACTTCATGTCTGATTCCACTGATCGGAATATCGAAAAAAACGAAGTCGGGGTCGGCGCGGTCTCTCGACTGTTTGCCGTGTTGCGCAGCCTGGGTGACACCGTCGAGGGCGGGGAGCGGGTCACGCAACTGGCTCAGCGCATCGGTCTGTCTCAACCCACCACACATCGCATGCTGCGCAGCCTGATGGACGAGGGCATGGTCGAGCAGGATGCGCGCAGCAAACGCTATCGCCTGAGCCTGGACTTTTTTGCCTTGGCCGCGCGTGCCGGGAACACCGGCAACCTGCGTGAGTTGACGCGCCCTGCCATGCTGCGGCTGTCGGCGTCCCTGGGGGATTCGTTGTTTCTGCTGGCGCGCAGTGGTTTCGATGCGATCTGTCTGGACCGCAGTGAAGGTCCTTTCCCGATCCGCACATTCACCGGCGACATAGGCGGTCGCGTGGCGTTGGGCGTGGGGCAGGGCAGCCTGGCGATCCTGGCATTCCTGCCGGAAGAAGAGCGCGACACGGTGATCCAGTACAACCTGCCACGGCTCAAGGATTTTCATTTGTACGATGAAGTCTTCCTGCGCACGGAAGTGGAGAGCGTGCGTGCGCTGGGTTACGCCGGACGCAACACCGGGGTGTTGCAAGGCATGGCCGGGGTGGCTGTGCCAATCCTGGACCGGGAGGGCCGCGCCGTGGCGGCGTTGAGCGTGGCGACCGTGAGTGATCGACTGGGGCCCGACCGGCTGCCGACGGTGGTGGAAATGCTCAAGCGCGAGGCCGCCCTGATCGGACCGCGAGTCAACCCGTTCGACCCGCTGCTGCGCAGACCTTCGCAGGTGTTTGGGCAGGGTTGAATTTCACGGGCATCCCCGACCTCTGTGGGAGCGGGCTGCAGCGCTCAGAAATTCAGGGTTTGCTTGAGCTTTTGCGCCGCTGGCGTATCACTGGGTATGACCATCGCATAGTTGTATCCCGGTCCGGACCAATACTCGGCTTGCAACTCGCCGTCACGACGGCTGCCGCGCGGTAGCAGGAAATTTTTCGGGCCTGGTGGACGCACGTAGAAGCTGATCTTCTGGCCGCTCGGGTCCTGATAAACCACCATCGCCGCCGCGCCTTGCTCGGTGCTCAGCAATCGCCCGCTGACCGGCTTGAATCCTGCCGCCGACAGATCTGGCAGGCGGTCGGCCCGCGTGAAGTAACGGTCGAGCCAGCCTTGCATGGTGCTCTCATCGCCGCCTTGGTAATCGGCCGGCAGGATGCCTTGCTGGGCAAACAATCGATACGCCTGCAAGGCGTCGCTCATGGGCAGCATAGCGCTGACGAGCGTCATCTCCCGGGCCTTCCAGCCGCTCAAACCGCCGACACTGACGGCCAACACCAACACTGCCGCGCTGGCCAGATGGCGATGGAACCGATGTTTCAGGCGTTGGCGGATCGCTGTCGGGTCGAGGTCCGGATTAGGCGCGTGTTGCAGGCCTGCGTTCAGAGCCGCGCGCAAGTGTTGTGCGTCCTGTTGCCAGGCCTGGACCCGGGCGGCGACTTCCGGGTGATTGGCCAAGTAGTTTTCCATCAGACGCTGGTCGGCTTCGCTCAGTTGACGATCGACGAAGGCGTGCAAGTCGTTGTCGCTGGGGGGCATGCTGATCATTTGAGTATCCGCAGGGCAGGGCGGGTGATTTCGCCGTCGCTGAGTTGGCGCAGGGCCTGGCGGGCGCGGGATAGGCGCGACATCACGGTGCCGGTCGGCACGTCGAGGATGTCGGCCACTTGTTGGTAGCTCAAGCCTTCCACCGACACCCACAGCAACAGCGCACGTTGTTCGGTCGTCAGTCGATCGAAAGCCTCGAGGGACGATTGGGCGATCACGCTGCGCTCGGCTGAAGGGTGAGCATCATCGCGACCGGTGAAAAATTCCAGCATGCGTGCATAGCGTCGGGAACGACGATGGCTATCGAGAAACTGTCGATAAAGAATCGAAAACAGCCAGGCCCGAAGGTCACCATCGGCCCGTTTGTCATTCCATTTTGACAATGCCCGCTCCAGGCACGCTTGCACCAGGTCGTCAGCATTGCTGGGGTTGCGCGTCAACGACACGGCAAAACGCCGTAGTCGGGGGATGAGCGTGCGCAACTGTTCGTCGAGTTCGTTCATGGCTGTGCTTCTTTGGCAGTCACTGCGCCGGGAGTGGAAAGACGACTCGCGAACGAGATTATTCCAGCCTGGGAAAAATAAATACGAAGTGTGGGAATAAAACCCTCTGGCTTTCGTCTGACGGGTCCTTTAGTACAAACGGCCTTGGGCCTTGGAGCTTCGTCATGGTTGACCCTTCCTTTGAACCGAGCCGGCCGCCGTTGAGTGCCGCCAGCCTGGCGCTGCGCCTGACCGGCATTGCTGTGATTGTTGCCGCGTTGGCCGGGACATTTGCCTACGTCAACGGAACCCTTGACCCACAACGCCTGACACCGAATGCGCTGGTCAACGTGCTGGAAAAGAACAACGGTGTGCACCCGGGCTTTCGTCGCAATCACTCCAAAGGGGTTTGCGTTGCGGGCTATTTCCAAAGCAGCGGTGAGGCTCGCCCCTATTCCAGTGCCCAAGTCTTCCTGGAGGCGCGCACGCCGGTCGTCGGGCGGTTTGCCTTGCCCAGCGGCAACCCCTACGCGCCGGACAACAGCGTGCCGATCCGCAGCCTGGCGCTGCGCTTCACCCAAGCCAACGGGCAGCAGTGGCGTACCGGCATGAACAGCATGCCGGTGTTTCCGGTGGGCACGCCCGAAGCGTTCTATCAGTTGCAACAGGCACAATCGCCGGATCCGGCCACGGGCAAACCCAACCCTGCGGCCGTACCCGCCTTCTTTGCCGCGCACCCGGAAGCCAAACCGTTCCTGCAATGGATCAAGACGGCCAGGCCATCGGCCAGCTATGCCACCGAAACCTACAACGGCATCAATGCGTTCTATCTGGTCAATCCTGCGGGACAACGCCAGGCGGTGCGGTGGGGCGTGGTGCCAGTGGCTTCGGATGGCACGGACGTGACGCCACCCCAGGGCGCTGACTTTCTGGAACAGGATCTGGTCAAGCGCCTGGCTGCGGGGCCGTTGCGCTGGCAGCTGAATATCACGTTGGCCAATCCGGGCGATCCGGTGAACGATGCCAGCAAAGCCTGGCCCGAAGATCGAACGGTGCTCAACGCCGGTACGCTGGTGCTGGAGCGCACCCAGTCACAGGACGACGGCGAATGCCGCGACATCAACTATGACCCGCTGATTCTGCCGAGCGGCATCGAAGGTTCAGATGACCCGCTTTTGGCGGCGCGCTCTGCCGCGTATGCCAGTTCGTACTTGCGGCGCACCAGCGAAGTCAGTCAATTGCCCGCCAACCAGGAGTCCCGCCCATGAGCGCCCCTCGACACTTCGCACCGCTGGCTCGACTGCTGCACTGGTTGATGGCATTGATGGTCATTGCCATGCTCTTTATCGGCGCGGGCATGGTGGCCTCGGTGTCCGAGCGCCATGAATGGCTGCTTCAGTTGCACAAACCCTTGGGCATCGCGATTTTGCTGCTGGTGATCGTACGCCTGGTGGTGCGTTTTACGACACGCCAACCACCATTGCCGGCCGATCTGCCAGGCTGGCAGGCGTTGGCGGCCAAGGCGTCCCATGCTCTGTTGTATGCCTTGATGTTGATTCTGCCCCTGTTGGGCTGGGGCATGATTTCAGCGGCGGGAGACCCGGTGATGCTCAGCAGCTCCCTGCAATTGCCTTCCATCGTACCGGCGGATGCCCAGACTTTCGCACTGTTGCGCAAGGCCCACGGCTACCTGGCTTATCTATTGTTCCTGACCGTGCTGGTGCATCTGGCGGCGGCACTGTTTCATGGTTGGGTGCGTCGGGATGAGGTGTTGGACAGTATGTTGCGAGGACGGGATTGAAGTCCCCGCCACCTGTCGACAAACGATAACTTGTGGCGAGGGAATGAATCCCTCGCCACCGAGTGCCCACCACGGGGAGGGCGTTGGATGATGGAGCGTTAGCGCAGCTCGTCGACCATGTCCGCTATGGTGCTCAATACATCCTTGCCCAATTGCATCGAACGCTTGCCGGACCAGCCGGTGCGAGGATCCGGGTGGTCGTCATGATCCTTGAACGGCATCTCCAGGGTCAGGGACAGGCAGTCGTATTTCTGGCCGACCGCGTTACAAGCCAGGGTCATGTTGGCCAGGCCCGGTGCGTCGCGGGTGTAGCCGTGAGCGGTCTGAAAGTCTTTGGTCTGGTGCTTGAGATCGCTGCGAAAGCGCTCTTCGAGTTCGGCAATGCGTGGCGTGTAGCCGGGGTTGCCTTCGCAACCGGCAGTGAAGACGTGAGGGATTTCCTCGTCACCGTGAACGTCCAGGAACAAATCTACGCCGTATTTTTCCATTTGCTGCTGTACGAAAAATACCTCAGGACTGATTTCCGGACTGGCGTTCTGCCAAGCGCGGTTGAGATCCTGCCCCATGGCATTGGTACGCAGATGGCCGTGGAAGGCACCGTCAGGATTCATGTTGGGCACCAGATACAGATCGGCCTTGGCAAGCAGTCGGTTCAAGCGCGTGTCGTCCTGATGCTGCAGGCGTTCGATCACGCCCTCCATGAACCACTCGGCCATGTGCTCGCCGGGATGCTGCTGGGCGATGATCCAGACTTTGCGTCGACCTTCGGCACCGCTGCCCTTGCGCAGTAGTTGAATGTCGCGGCCTTCCACGCTTTTGCCGACGGCCAGCAGTTCGGTCCCGGCCTTGTGCAGAGCCTGCTCGATCAACCAGTCGTGACGACCACGGCTGTAGGGTTCGAAATAGGCAAACCAGGCATGGGACTGTTCGGCTTCCAGGTGAAAGCGCAGGGCGTCGCCTTCGAACTGTGTGGGAATACGGAACCAGTTGACGTGATCATAAGAGGCAACGGCCTGGTAACCCGTCCATGCCTTGTTGTAGGACGATTGACTGGCATTGAGCAAACGAAAGGAATATTCCTGGCCGACATGCAAGCCACTGGCCTTGAAGTGGAACCACTGGAAGTGGGCGCTACGGGTGTCGGGTCTGATCTTCAGCAGTGATTGCAAAGGATTGCTGATGTCGACGATCTCGATGTTGCCGCTGTCGAAATTGGCGCTGATATCAAAGGAAGATTTAGCCACGGTCACGATTCCTGTGATGGATTTTATGACCGTTACTTTACACGCAAGGAGGAGGATGTCGGGACGATTGCGTGACAGAAAAGAGGGGGCGTCCTCCCTGGACGCTATTGGAGCTTAGTGAGTCCGCGATTGATTCTCAAGTGCTGCCTGTCGATAGTTTTCGTCGGTATGGCGTGGAGTGCTTGAAAAGGGATATTCATTTGCTATCATCGCCGCCATCGAATGAGCGACACCCAAAAGACTTCATTAGCCTGAAGCCATAAGCCGAAAAATCGGCAAAAAAAGACCCGGCAAAAAGCCGGGTCAAAAACCGTGATTAGCCTGATGAGGAGATATTCCAGAAGTCCGACCTAAGGTCTTCTGGCCTATCGACTGATCTCGCGACCAGCTGATGCAATAATAATCATTATCATTTGCAAGTCAAATGTTTTTATCCTGCCTATTGGAAAATATTTTCCTGGTCCCGCATTCGCGGTGCCATTCCCAAGTGCTACGCCTAGCGAGTAGGGTAGCCATCCAGTGACCGGTCAAGCATCACCTTGACCAGATCAATCATATGCACCACTGAAAAAGCCAGGTCGCGGCTCGACCCTTGTAGTCGGCTGGCGGATTCCTGGGCGGTGGCGGCCGCACAGCGCAGCAGGTCGCAAGCATGAACCAAGGCCTCTTCTGCGCTGATGTTGCGGTTTACGTCGAAGAAGCGATGTTCTGCAGGCGCTTCCGACATACCCGGTTTCAAGTAGTAGTCCAGAGCGCGTTGGGCCGCCGGGCAGTCCTTCAGCGAGGTGAGTGTACTGTCGAAAGGGCGGGTGGGCTCATCGTTGTTGAGTCTGTCCATGGTGTCTAGATTCTCCGTGTAGGGGCTGAAATCCTGAATCCAGAATAGTACCTATCGTAATTGTGACGATAATTTAAATACTACATTTTGTGTTTTGATGGTCGGAGCCAGCCAAGTATCGTGCCGCTCATGGATAAATGGATAGAGTTGGTCAAGGCCAAGATGAAGGAGCTGCGCATCACGCAAGTGGTGCTCGCAGAACGTTTGGGAATGTCCCAGGGCGGCGTCGGCCATTGGCTGACCAAGCGCCGGCAACCCAGTGTCGACGACATGAACCGGGTCCTGCGGGAGCTGGGGCTGGAGTTTCTGGAAGTGGCGATGGTGATCCGCGAGCCGGACACCTCCACCGAGGAAGGCATGGCCCTGGCTCAGAAGTACAATCCGTACTTCCGCTACCCGGTAAGTGATTGGAGCGAGGTAGGCGGGATTCGCGAAGGCGATCTGGCGTCCTACAGCCAGGCGCGCTATGAGCTGACGGACTATCACGCTCAGGGGGACGCATTCTGGCTCGTGGTGGTGGGAGATGCGATGACGTCACCCAGCGGGTTGAGCATTCCCGAGGGTATGTCGATCCTGGTGGACCCGGCCATTGACGCGGTGCCAGGCAAACTGGTGGTTGCCCAATTGCCTGACAGCAGTGACGCCACCTTTCGCAAGTTGATTGAAGAGAGCGGGCAGCGTTACCTGGTCCCGCTCAATCCCACCTACCCGAAAACCCTGTACACCGAGCAATGCCGCATCATCGGTGTGGTCGTGCAGGCCACCATCAGGTTCTGACTGGATCGGCCCGTGGGAGCGGGCCGATACTTACTCTTCGAACTCCACCAACGCGCAGCCCTCGCTGACCATTTCACCTTCCTGGCAATACAGTGCCTTGATCACACCGGCTTGGGGCGCGCGAATGCTGTGCTCCATTTTCATCGCCTCCAATACCACCAGTTGCGCCCCGGCTTCCACCGTCTGACCGGCGCTCACCAGCACCCGAACGATACTGCCGTTCATGGGGGCGGTCAGGCCGCCTTGGTGGCTGTGGCTGGCTTCGGCGGCGGCCAGCGGGTCGTACACGTCGACTCGGTGCAGGTCACCTTCCCATTGCAGATACAGGCTGTCGCCCTGGCGAATGGCGCGATGCCTGCGCCGCAGGCCATTGTGCTCGGTCACCAGTTGCTCACCCCGGAATTCTGTACGACCAGCCGTGACGTCCAGGGTCAATGCTCGATCCTGGCCCTCACAGCTAAGGTGCACAGTGGTCTGTCTTGGCAGCCCCAGACGCAGTCCGGCGGTGTTGGCCCAAGGTGAGTTGGCGTCATCGGACCGTGCATGCGGCGTCAGACTCAAGGCGAAGCCATGGGCCGCCGCGAGCCAGAAGTCGTCATCCAATTCGCCGGGCTCTGGCAATAGTTGCGTCTGGTAACGTGGGATAAATCCAGTGTCCAGCTCCGCCGCCGCAAAGGCGGGGTGGGCCACGATGCGTCGTAGAAATCCGATGTTGGTTTTCAGCCCGCCGATGGCAAACTCATCGAGCATGCTCAAAAGCCGCAACCGCGCCTGTTCACGATCCTCGCCCCAGGCAATCAGCTTGCCGAGCATCGGGTCGTAGAACGGTGAAATCTCATCGCCTTCCTCCACGCCGCTGTCGACCCGACGACCCGGTGCCGCACTCGACTCGCGATACAACGCCAGGCGCCCGGTAGCCGGCAGGAAGTCGTTGGCCGGGTCTTCGGCGTACAGGCGCACTTCGATAGCGTGGCCCCGCAGTGGCACTTGCTCCTGTGTCATGGGAAGCCGCTCGCCACGTGCCACGCGAATCTGCCATGCCACCAGATCGAGGCCGGTAATGGCTTCGGTGACCGGGTGTTCGACTTGCAGGCGCGTGTTCATCTCCATGAAGAAGAACTCACCGCGTGCATCCAGCAAAAACTCCACGGTACCGGCACCGACATAACCGATGGCTTGAGCCGAGCGCACGGCGGCTTCACCCATGGCACGCCGCAGTTGTGGGGTGAGGCCGGGGGCAGGGGCTTCTTCCACCACTTTCTGATGCCGACGCTGGATCGAGCAATCACGCTCATTGAGGTACAGACAGTTGCCGTGCTGATCGGCAAAAATCTGGATTTCCACGTGCCGTGGCTTGAGCAGATATTTTTCCACCAGCATCCGCGAATCGCCAAACGACGATTGCGCTTCACGCTGGGCCGAAGCCAGGGCTTCGGCCAGTTGGCTGACGTCCTCGACCACTTTCATGCCTTTGCCGCCGCCACCGGCAGTGGCCTTGAGCAGTACCGGATAGCCAATGCGTTCGCAGGCGTCGCGGAAGGTCTCCAGGTCCTGGGCTTCGCCGTGATAACCGGGCACCAGAGGCACACCGGCGGTTTCCATGAGGGCTTTGGCGGCGGACTTGCTGCCCATGGCATCAATGGCCGAGGCGGGCGGGCCGAGGAAGATCAAGCCGGCGTTTTCGATGGCCCGGGCGAACCCGGCATTTTCCGAAAGAAAACCATACCCGGGATGGATGGCCTGGGCGCCGCTGGTCTTGGCCGCGTCGATCAGTTTGTCGATTTGCAAATAGCTGTCAGCGGCCTTGCTACCGCCCAGGTCAACGCGGATATCGGCTTCACGGCTGTGACGGGCATCGCGGTCGGTGGCGCTGTGGACGGCCACTGTGGTCAGCCCCATGGCCTTGGCGGTGCGCATCACGCGACAAGCGATTTCACCACGGTTGGCCACCAGCAACGTGGTGAGGATGGGGACGCTCATCAACGCGGCTCCTTGTTGTTCGATTCGGCCTGCCAGCTGGGCGAGCGCTTTTGCAGGAACGCTCGTAAACCTTCCTGGCCTTGCGCACTGACGCGGATGCGGGCGATGGCGTTTTCGGTGTAGCGCCGCAATGCAGGTGTGAGGGCGCCGTTGCCGACTTCACGCAACAGTTCCTTGCTGGCGCGCATGGCCGCCGGACTGTTGAGCAACAGGTTGTCGACCCATTGTTCGACCTGCTGGTCCAGTGTTTCGGCCGGGTAACTTTCCGACAGCAGACCGATTTCTTTTGCCCGTTGTCCGTCGAAGCGTTCCGCGGTCAGGGCGT is drawn from Pseudomonas rhizophila and contains these coding sequences:
- a CDS encoding IclR family transcriptional regulator, with product MSDSTDRNIEKNEVGVGAVSRLFAVLRSLGDTVEGGERVTQLAQRIGLSQPTTHRMLRSLMDEGMVEQDARSKRYRLSLDFFALAARAGNTGNLRELTRPAMLRLSASLGDSLFLLARSGFDAICLDRSEGPFPIRTFTGDIGGRVALGVGQGSLAILAFLPEEERDTVIQYNLPRLKDFHLYDEVFLRTEVESVRALGYAGRNTGVLQGMAGVAVPILDREGRAVAALSVATVSDRLGPDRLPTVVEMLKREAALIGPRVNPFDPLLRRPSQVFGQG
- a CDS encoding anti-sigma factor family protein, whose protein sequence is MISMPPSDNDLHAFVDRQLSEADQRLMENYLANHPEVAARVQAWQQDAQHLRAALNAGLQHAPNPDLDPTAIRQRLKHRFHRHLASAAVLVLAVSVGGLSGWKAREMTLVSAMLPMSDALQAYRLFAQQGILPADYQGGDESTMQGWLDRYFTRADRLPDLSAAGFKPVSGRLLSTEQGAAAMVVYQDPSGQKISFYVRPPGPKNFLLPRGSRRDGELQAEYWSGPGYNYAMVIPSDTPAAQKLKQTLNF
- a CDS encoding sigma-70 family RNA polymerase sigma factor: MNELDEQLRTLIPRLRRFAVSLTRNPSNADDLVQACLERALSKWNDKRADGDLRAWLFSILYRQFLDSHRRSRRYARMLEFFTGRDDAHPSAERSVIAQSSLEAFDRLTTEQRALLLWVSVEGLSYQQVADILDVPTGTVMSRLSRARQALRQLSDGEITRPALRILK
- a CDS encoding catalase family peroxidase gives rise to the protein MVDPSFEPSRPPLSAASLALRLTGIAVIVAALAGTFAYVNGTLDPQRLTPNALVNVLEKNNGVHPGFRRNHSKGVCVAGYFQSSGEARPYSSAQVFLEARTPVVGRFALPSGNPYAPDNSVPIRSLALRFTQANGQQWRTGMNSMPVFPVGTPEAFYQLQQAQSPDPATGKPNPAAVPAFFAAHPEAKPFLQWIKTARPSASYATETYNGINAFYLVNPAGQRQAVRWGVVPVASDGTDVTPPQGADFLEQDLVKRLAAGPLRWQLNITLANPGDPVNDASKAWPEDRTVLNAGTLVLERTQSQDDGECRDINYDPLILPSGIEGSDDPLLAARSAAYASSYLRRTSEVSQLPANQESRP
- a CDS encoding cytochrome b, whose translation is MSAPRHFAPLARLLHWLMALMVIAMLFIGAGMVASVSERHEWLLQLHKPLGIAILLLVIVRLVVRFTTRQPPLPADLPGWQALAAKASHALLYALMLILPLLGWGMISAAGDPVMLSSSLQLPSIVPADAQTFALLRKAHGYLAYLLFLTVLVHLAAALFHGWVRRDEVLDSMLRGRD
- a CDS encoding M14 family metallopeptidase, coding for MTVAKSSFDISANFDSGNIEIVDISNPLQSLLKIRPDTRSAHFQWFHFKASGLHVGQEYSFRLLNASQSSYNKAWTGYQAVASYDHVNWFRIPTQFEGDALRFHLEAEQSHAWFAYFEPYSRGRHDWLIEQALHKAGTELLAVGKSVEGRDIQLLRKGSGAEGRRKVWIIAQQHPGEHMAEWFMEGVIERLQHQDDTRLNRLLAKADLYLVPNMNPDGAFHGHLRTNAMGQDLNRAWQNASPEISPEVFFVQQQMEKYGVDLFLDVHGDEEIPHVFTAGCEGNPGYTPRIAELEERFRSDLKHQTKDFQTAHGYTRDAPGLANMTLACNAVGQKYDCLSLTLEMPFKDHDDHPDPRTGWSGKRSMQLGKDVLSTIADMVDELR
- a CDS encoding DUF6124 family protein: MDRLNNDEPTRPFDSTLTSLKDCPAAQRALDYYLKPGMSEAPAEHRFFDVNRNISAEEALVHACDLLRCAAATAQESASRLQGSSRDLAFSVVHMIDLVKVMLDRSLDGYPTR
- a CDS encoding LexA family protein, which gives rise to MDKWIELVKAKMKELRITQVVLAERLGMSQGGVGHWLTKRRQPSVDDMNRVLRELGLEFLEVAMVIREPDTSTEEGMALAQKYNPYFRYPVSDWSEVGGIREGDLASYSQARYELTDYHAQGDAFWLVVVGDAMTSPSGLSIPEGMSILVDPAIDAVPGKLVVAQLPDSSDATFRKLIEESGQRYLVPLNPTYPKTLYTEQCRIIGVVVQATIRF
- a CDS encoding acetyl/propionyl/methylcrotonyl-CoA carboxylase subunit alpha, producing MSVPILTTLLVANRGEIACRVMRTAKAMGLTTVAVHSATDRDARHSREADIRVDLGGSKAADSYLQIDKLIDAAKTSGAQAIHPGYGFLSENAGFARAIENAGLIFLGPPASAIDAMGSKSAAKALMETAGVPLVPGYHGEAQDLETFRDACERIGYPVLLKATAGGGGKGMKVVEDVSQLAEALASAQREAQSSFGDSRMLVEKYLLKPRHVEIQIFADQHGNCLYLNERDCSIQRRHQKVVEEAPAPGLTPQLRRAMGEAAVRSAQAIGYVGAGTVEFLLDARGEFFFMEMNTRLQVEHPVTEAITGLDLVAWQIRVARGERLPMTQEQVPLRGHAIEVRLYAEDPANDFLPATGRLALYRESSAAPGRRVDSGVEEGDEISPFYDPMLGKLIAWGEDREQARLRLLSMLDEFAIGGLKTNIGFLRRIVAHPAFAAAELDTGFIPRYQTQLLPEPGELDDDFWLAAAHGFALSLTPHARSDDANSPWANTAGLRLGLPRQTTVHLSCEGQDRALTLDVTAGRTEFRGEQLVTEHNGLRRRHRAIRQGDSLYLQWEGDLHRVDVYDPLAAAEASHSHQGGLTAPMNGSIVRVLVSAGQTVEAGAQLVVLEAMKMEHSIRAPQAGVIKALYCQEGEMVSEGCALVEFEE